The following are from one region of the Roseobacter fucihabitans genome:
- a CDS encoding DUF1489 family protein → MSVGKPVDKSCVNLIKLSVGSETVDDMAAWQATKRAQSADGLPRHVTRMWPKREIEILNGGSIYWVVKGVIQCRQKVLRLDEVIGSDGIRRCAIVLDPEIIRTQGSLKRPFQGWRYLPLADAPPDLPKGRSSEEPLPVELNRALAEIGVL, encoded by the coding sequence ATGTCGGTGGGAAAGCCTGTGGATAAATCTTGTGTAAATCTGATCAAGCTTTCCGTTGGCTCAGAAACGGTTGACGACATGGCCGCATGGCAGGCCACGAAACGCGCGCAAAGTGCCGATGGGTTGCCCCGCCACGTGACCCGAATGTGGCCTAAACGCGAGATAGAAATCCTCAACGGCGGTTCGATTTACTGGGTCGTCAAAGGGGTCATTCAATGTCGTCAGAAGGTCTTACGGCTGGATGAGGTGATCGGCAGCGACGGCATCCGACGCTGCGCCATCGTGCTGGACCCCGAGATCATCCGCACGCAAGGCAGTCTGAAACGCCCGTTTCAAGGCTGGCGCTACTTGCCGCTTGCGGATGCCCCCCCTGATCTGCCCAAGGGCAGATCAAGCGAGGAACCGTTGCCTGTGGAACTCAACCGCGCCCTGGCCGAAATCGGCGTTCTGTGA
- the hisG gene encoding ATP phosphoribosyltransferase, with amino-acid sequence MTIKLGVPSKGRLMEKTFEWFARRGVTLARTGSDREYAASVDGISGVSLVLLSAGEIPRELATGRIHFGVTGTDLVLEKLPLWEQQIESILELGFGHADLVLAVPQAWLDVETLDDLDAAATAFRAAHGIRLRIATKYHRLVREYLRYGGVADYVLVDSQGATEGTVANETAEAIADITSSGETLRANHLKVLSEAPILRSQATLWRSRVADVDENDREVVAKFTALLSE; translated from the coding sequence GTGACGATCAAGCTTGGTGTGCCCTCCAAGGGCCGGCTCATGGAGAAGACCTTCGAATGGTTCGCGCGCCGCGGCGTGACCTTGGCGCGCACGGGGTCTGATCGCGAATATGCCGCCAGCGTTGACGGGATTTCCGGCGTGTCTCTGGTGCTGTTGTCAGCCGGTGAGATCCCCAGGGAACTGGCCACCGGTCGCATTCATTTTGGGGTGACCGGAACGGATTTAGTGCTGGAAAAGCTCCCGCTTTGGGAACAACAGATCGAATCCATTTTGGAACTGGGCTTTGGCCACGCAGATCTGGTTCTGGCCGTCCCGCAGGCATGGCTTGACGTGGAGACGTTGGATGATCTTGATGCGGCCGCCACCGCATTTCGGGCGGCACATGGCATCCGCCTCCGGATCGCTACAAAATACCACCGCTTGGTGCGCGAATACCTGCGGTATGGCGGCGTGGCCGATTACGTTTTGGTGGACAGCCAGGGTGCCACCGAAGGCACTGTGGCGAATGAAACCGCAGAGGCCATCGCGGATATCACCTCGAGCGGGGAGACCCTGCGAGCGAACCATCTGAAAGTGTTGAGCGAAGCGCCAATCCTGCGATCCCAGGCGACCCTATGGCGCAGCCGCGTCGCTGATGTCGATGAAAATGACCGGGAGGTGGTCGCAAAGTTCACCGCTCTATTGTCCGAGTAG
- a CDS encoding ATP phosphoribosyltransferase regulatory subunit: MIARAQTLARAAELRAQFEAAGAVPVETPILQPAATLLDLYGEEIRARAYVTSDALRGEQMLRPDFTVPVVQMHMAEGAEPARYTYSGEVFRRQEHDEDRANEYIQVGFEVFDRTDPARADAEVFALMAGLTAPLNLRATTGDIGILMAAVKGLRTTEPRKAALLRHIWRPRRFRALLDRYAGRVAMTPERKLLLDGIATPTDAPLIGKRSQREIDQRLQTLREDAAAPPISSEEVDMLDALLSVRETMPFALERLRDIAVDLPSISRAVDLLAARAGALSERDVDVEALPFEASFGRTSMEYYDGFVFGFFSRERPDLPAIATGGRYDALTRRLGRGVEIPAVGGVLRPGLMLELEARP, translated from the coding sequence ATGATAGCCCGCGCGCAAACCCTGGCGCGGGCCGCAGAGTTGCGCGCGCAGTTCGAGGCCGCAGGCGCGGTTCCCGTCGAGACGCCGATCCTGCAACCCGCCGCCACATTGCTCGACCTTTACGGCGAAGAAATCCGCGCGCGCGCCTATGTGACGTCGGATGCGCTGCGCGGCGAGCAGATGTTGCGCCCCGATTTCACGGTTCCGGTGGTGCAGATGCATATGGCAGAGGGCGCGGAGCCTGCACGCTACACCTATTCGGGCGAGGTTTTCCGTCGCCAGGAACATGACGAAGACCGTGCGAATGAATATATTCAGGTCGGTTTCGAGGTGTTTGACCGCACGGATCCGGCGCGCGCGGATGCGGAGGTTTTCGCCTTGATGGCCGGGTTGACGGCCCCCTTGAACCTGCGGGCGACAACCGGGGATATCGGTATTTTGATGGCCGCCGTCAAAGGGTTGCGCACGACAGAACCGCGCAAGGCCGCGCTTTTGCGCCACATCTGGCGGCCCCGTCGGTTTCGCGCCTTGCTGGACCGTTACGCGGGGCGTGTGGCGATGACGCCTGAGCGCAAACTGTTGCTCGATGGCATCGCCACGCCAACGGATGCACCCCTGATCGGCAAGCGATCCCAACGCGAGATTGACCAACGCCTTCAGACGCTGCGCGAGGATGCTGCTGCGCCACCGATAAGCAGCGAAGAGGTCGACATGCTGGACGCCCTTTTGAGCGTGCGCGAGACCATGCCATTTGCGCTGGAACGGCTGCGCGACATCGCCGTTGATTTGCCCTCCATCTCGCGTGCTGTGGATTTGCTTGCGGCGCGGGCGGGAGCGCTTTCAGAGCGCGACGTCGACGTTGAAGCTCTCCCGTTTGAGGCCAGTTTCGGACGCACATCCATGGAATATTACGATGGGTTTGTGTTTGGTTTCTTCAGCCGGGAGCGCCCCGATTTACCGGCTATCGCAACCGGCGGGCGCTATGACGCGCTGACGCGCCGTTTGGGGCGCGGCGTTGAAATCCCGGCTGTGGGCGGCGTTTTGCGTCCCGGTTTGATGCTTGAACTGGAGGCTCGCCCGTGA